From Hyla sarda isolate aHylSar1 chromosome 5, aHylSar1.hap1, whole genome shotgun sequence, a single genomic window includes:
- the TBX20 gene encoding T-box transcription factor TBX20, which yields MEYTASPKPQLSSRANAFSIAAIMSSGTVKDKDTESTIKPLEQFVEKSSCGQPLSDISSVDPHGDFSSSPVTLCTEPLIPTTPIIPSEEMAKISCSLETKELWDKFHDLGTEMIITKSGRRMFPTIRVSFSGVDPDAKYIVLMDIVPVDNKRYRYAYHRSSWLVAGKADPPLPARLYVHPDSPFTGEQLLKQMVSFEKVKLTNNELDQHGHIILNSMHKYQPRVHIIKKKDHTASLLNLKSEEFRTFIFQETVFTAVTAYQNQLITKLKIDSNPFAKGFRDSSRLTDIERESVESLIQKHSYARSPIRTYGGDEDVLGEDSQIIQSRGSAFTSSDNLSLTSWVSSTSGFSGFQHPQTLTALGTSTASLATPIPHPIQGSLPPYSRLSMPLTPTALASTMQGSGPTFPSFHMPRYHHYFQQGPYAAIQGLRHSSAVMTPFV from the exons ATGGAGTACACAGCTTCTCCCAAGCCCCAGCTCTCCTCCAGGGCTAATGCCTTCTCCATTGCGGCCATCATGTCTAGTGGGACAGTCAAGGACAAGGACACCGAGAGTACAATCAAACCGCTGG AACAATTTGTGGAGAAGTCATCATGTGGGCAGCCTCTGAGTGACATATCCAGTGTGGACCCTCATGGGGACTTTAGCAGCAGTCCTGttactctgtgtacagagcccctaatccccacaactcccatcatccccagcGAAGAGATGGCCAAGATTTCTTGCAGCCTGGAAACCAAGGAGCTCTGGGACAAATTCCATGACCTAGGGACAGAAATGATCATTACCAAGTCTGGAAG GAGGATGTTTCCTACAATCAGGGTCTCATTTTCAGGAGTTGATCCAGATGCCAAGTATATAGTTCTAATGGATATAGTGCCCGTTGACAATAAGAGATACAGATATGCCTATCACAGATCATCTTGGCTGGTGGCAGGAAAAGCAGATCCTCCTCTACCTGCTCG GTTATATGTCCATCCAGATTCGCCATTTACTGGGGAGCAATTGCTAAAGCAAATGGTTTCCTTTGAGAAAGTCAAGCTCACAAACAATGAACTGGACCAACATGGTCAT ATCATCCTGAACTCCATGCACAAGTACCAGCCAAGGGTGCACATCATCAAGAAAAAGGACCACACGGCTTCTCTGCTGAACCTGAAATCAGAAGAATTCAGGACATTTATTTTTCAAGAAACCGTCTTTACTGCTGTTACAGCGTATCAAAATCAATTG ATAACCAAACTGAAAATTGACAGCAACCCTTTTGCCAAAGGATTCCGAGACTCATCCAGGCTTACTGATATTGAGAG ggaGAGTGTAGAAAGTCTTATACAGAAGCATTCATATGCAAGATCTCCCATCAGGACATATGGAGGAGATGAAGATGTTTTGGGTGAAGACAGTCAAATAATACAGAGCAGAG GATCAGCTTTTACTTCATCTGACAACTTGTCGCTTACGTCCTGGGTATCCTCAACATCAGGATTCTCTGGTTTTCAGCACCCACAAACATTGACGGCACTGGGCACCAGCACTGCTTCTCTTGCCACTCCGATCCCCCATCCAATTCAAGGATCCCTGCCTCCCTATAGCCGACTAAGCATGCCTCTCACGCCTACAGCTCTTGCAAGTACCATGCAAGGAAGTGGACCTACATTCCCTTCCTTCCATATGCCCAGGTATCACCATTACTTTCAGCAGGGGCCTTATGCAGCCATCCAAGGACTGCGACACTCCTCTGCTGTGATGACCCCATTTGTATGA